A single genomic interval of Halorubrum aethiopicum harbors:
- a CDS encoding methyl-accepting chemotaxis protein codes for MAESTVGSSTGDRGPSGGADGGVAGPLGGLREVLAYVPDGTSMPEEMWRPRHRNILIAIAAQIPILVALGVYSGTEPFTGAEIPNTPTWMLGGMLAVILGTGLLATWSGFDRRTRTVLATFSGLTISMALVKLSGGYIEAHFHFFVFIAVVAVYEDWLPFGLGMAYVAAGHGVFGLIDASLVYNHPAAIANPVVWGGIHAVFVTALAGALVVNWYSIEKSREEARRQLELVESQKAEIQDVEAAKAEAEERRAEVERLNQHLETKADDYRATMAEAADGDLTVRLDAESESEPMERIAVAFNGMIDDLESTVREVQSFADEVSEASEKTMAGVDAAEELSADVGRSIAEIAAGADEQREMLEEVSSEMNDLSAAIEEVAASTETVADAAQRTASIADEGEDTASEAIASVRESRDALDSTAETVRDLDERMTDIGDIVDLIGDIADQTNLLALNANIEAARAGGGGGSGSSDGFAVVADEVKQLAEETKEAAGDIEELIAGTQARTEAAVDEVRTAEEHMETGAEAVRDAGDAFARVAENAEETDDGIREIGQATDDQAASTEEAVAMAEEVAEISRSTATETDDASAAADEQLSAMTTAATEAGTLTDRAERLRRLLRKFEVAGESTADGRPSSGTPSVAMGDGGTE; via the coding sequence ATGGCTGAATCAACGGTCGGATCGTCGACGGGGGACCGCGGTCCGTCGGGCGGGGCGGACGGTGGCGTCGCCGGGCCGCTCGGCGGACTCAGAGAGGTTCTCGCGTACGTGCCGGACGGCACCTCGATGCCCGAGGAGATGTGGCGGCCGCGCCACCGAAACATCCTGATCGCCATCGCGGCGCAGATCCCGATTCTCGTCGCGTTGGGCGTGTACTCGGGCACCGAACCGTTCACCGGCGCGGAGATCCCGAACACGCCGACGTGGATGCTCGGCGGGATGCTCGCGGTCATCCTCGGCACCGGACTGCTCGCGACGTGGTCGGGGTTCGACCGCCGGACCCGGACCGTGCTCGCGACGTTCAGCGGGCTCACCATCTCGATGGCGCTCGTGAAGCTGTCGGGCGGCTACATCGAGGCGCACTTCCACTTCTTCGTGTTCATCGCGGTGGTCGCGGTGTACGAGGACTGGCTCCCCTTCGGACTCGGGATGGCGTACGTCGCGGCCGGCCACGGGGTGTTCGGCCTGATCGACGCGAGCTTGGTGTACAACCACCCCGCCGCGATCGCCAACCCCGTCGTCTGGGGCGGGATCCACGCGGTGTTCGTCACGGCGCTCGCGGGCGCGCTCGTCGTCAACTGGTACTCGATCGAGAAGTCCCGCGAGGAGGCCCGCCGACAGCTCGAACTGGTCGAGAGTCAGAAGGCCGAGATACAGGACGTCGAGGCGGCCAAAGCCGAGGCCGAGGAGCGCCGTGCGGAGGTCGAACGGCTCAACCAACACCTCGAGACGAAGGCGGACGACTACCGCGCGACCATGGCCGAGGCGGCCGACGGCGACCTCACGGTCCGGCTCGACGCCGAGAGCGAGAGCGAGCCGATGGAGCGGATCGCCGTCGCCTTCAACGGGATGATAGACGACCTCGAGTCCACCGTACGGGAGGTCCAGTCGTTCGCCGACGAGGTGTCGGAGGCGAGCGAGAAGACGATGGCCGGGGTCGACGCCGCCGAGGAGCTGAGCGCGGACGTGGGTCGATCGATCGCGGAGATCGCGGCCGGCGCGGACGAGCAGCGCGAGATGCTCGAGGAGGTCTCGAGCGAGATGAACGACCTCTCGGCGGCGATAGAGGAGGTCGCCGCCTCGACCGAGACGGTCGCGGACGCCGCCCAGCGGACGGCGTCGATCGCCGACGAGGGCGAGGACACCGCGAGCGAGGCGATAGCGAGCGTCCGGGAGTCGCGCGACGCACTCGACTCGACCGCGGAGACGGTCAGGGACCTCGACGAGCGGATGACCGACATCGGCGACATCGTCGACCTGATCGGCGACATCGCCGACCAGACGAACCTGCTCGCGCTCAACGCCAACATCGAGGCCGCCCGCGCGGGCGGCGGGGGCGGTTCCGGATCGAGCGACGGCTTCGCCGTCGTCGCCGACGAGGTCAAACAGCTCGCCGAGGAGACGAAGGAGGCCGCGGGCGACATCGAGGAGCTCATCGCCGGGACGCAGGCCCGGACCGAGGCGGCCGTCGACGAGGTCCGGACCGCCGAGGAACACATGGAGACCGGTGCCGAGGCCGTCCGCGACGCCGGCGACGCCTTCGCGCGGGTGGCCGAGAACGCGGAGGAGACCGACGACGGGATCCGCGAGATCGGCCAGGCGACCGACGACCAGGCGGCGAGCACGGAGGAGGCGGTGGCGATGGCCGAGGAGGTCGCGGAGATCAGCCGGTCGACCGCAACGGAGACGGACGACGCCTCCGCCGCCGCCGACGAACAGCTCTCGGCGATGACGACGGCCGCGACGGAGGCCGGAACGCTCACCGACCGCGCCGAGCGACTCCGGCGGCTCCTCCGGAAGTTCGAGGTCGCGGGCGAGTCGACCGCGGACGGCCGGCCGTCGTCGGGGACTCCCTCGGTCGCGATGGGCGACGGCGGGACGGAGTGA
- a CDS encoding DUF2240 family protein yields the protein MSLEATVAAPFKRHAAERLGEGEFVVALSLEREWFSPDQAKRLVDVAVGRGLVDEEDGELVARFDPDEVAVPEDFRPDEDVLREQSTFETALDAVVAAGVEKQRAVAGINERQRALAVTIEAAAVLYAKEQGARVDHLVEDVRAELSGGE from the coding sequence ATGAGCCTCGAAGCCACCGTCGCCGCCCCGTTCAAGCGACACGCCGCCGAGCGGCTGGGCGAGGGCGAGTTCGTCGTCGCGCTCTCGCTGGAGCGCGAGTGGTTCTCGCCGGATCAGGCGAAGCGGCTCGTCGACGTGGCCGTGGGGCGCGGGCTCGTCGACGAGGAGGACGGCGAACTCGTCGCGCGCTTCGACCCCGACGAGGTCGCCGTCCCGGAAGACTTCCGGCCGGACGAGGACGTGTTGCGCGAGCAGTCCACCTTCGAGACCGCCCTCGACGCGGTCGTCGCCGCGGGCGTCGAGAAGCAACGGGCGGTCGCCGGGATCAACGAGCGCCAGCGCGCGCTCGCGGTGACGATCGAGGCGGCCGCCGTCCTCTACGCGAAAGAGCAGGGGGCGCGCGTCGACCACCTCGTCGAGGACGTCCGCGCGGAGCTTTCGGGGGGCGAGTGA
- a CDS encoding LysR family transcriptional regulator has protein sequence MDDATGRGRATLVEGDVEFDGRDASLLRAIARTGSVARASADLGRSRARALSRIDALEAAFGDLVERSRGGSGGGGSRLTERGSRVLGRYDRLSAAIEATAGVPETVLAGAVETVEGELAAVETPIGRVWGLHDGLAVDDRVQVRIGADAVTVRTAGDDREPAATSERNRRRGRVEGVDRGETVHAVRVDVEGTGSEGAGGGEAVHAIRALVTDGSAERLDIRPGRDVWIAWKATATRLVAGVDAADRDDATERVDGDE, from the coding sequence ATGGACGACGCGACCGGGAGGGGGCGCGCGACGCTCGTCGAGGGCGACGTCGAGTTCGACGGACGCGACGCGAGCCTGCTCCGCGCGATAGCCCGAACGGGGTCGGTCGCGCGGGCATCCGCCGATCTGGGGCGCTCGCGAGCGCGCGCGCTCTCACGCATCGACGCGCTGGAGGCCGCCTTCGGCGACCTCGTGGAGCGCAGCCGGGGCGGGAGCGGCGGCGGCGGGAGCCGGCTGACCGAGCGCGGGAGCCGGGTCCTCGGCCGCTACGATCGGCTGTCGGCGGCGATCGAGGCGACCGCCGGCGTGCCCGAGACGGTCCTCGCGGGAGCGGTCGAGACGGTCGAGGGGGAGCTGGCCGCGGTGGAGACGCCGATCGGGAGGGTGTGGGGGCTCCACGACGGCCTCGCGGTCGACGACCGCGTCCAGGTGCGGATCGGCGCGGACGCCGTGACCGTCCGAACGGCCGGGGACGACCGCGAGCCGGCCGCGACGAGCGAGCGGAACCGGCGGCGCGGACGGGTGGAGGGGGTCGACCGCGGCGAGACGGTTCACGCGGTCCGGGTTGACGTCGAGGGGACCGGCAGCGAGGGAGCCGGCGGCGGCGAGGCGGTCCACGCGATCCGGGCGCTCGTCACCGACGGGAGCGCGGAGCGGCTCGACATTCGGCCGGGACGGGACGTGTGGATCGCCTGGAAGGCGACCGCGACGCGGCTGGTCGCGGGCGTCGACGCCGCCGACCGCGACGATGCCACCGAGCGAGTCGACGGCGACGAGTGA